CCGGCCTGACCGTGGCCGGCCTGGCGGTGGCCGGAGGCGGAGCCACCGCCGCCCCGGCCGACCCGGTGTCCACGCCGGTGCCGCTCAGCACGCCCGACGGCGTCGTCTCCGCCTACCTGCTCAATGCGGCCAAGGCCAACCCGGGCCAGACCCGGCTCGTCGAGCGGGCGGTCCGTGCGGCGGGCGGCGTGGTCGTCCAGACCTGGCCGCAGATCGGCGTCGTGGTCGCCCACAGCGACCGCGCGGCCTTCCGTGACGACGTACGACGTCTCGCCGGCCACGCGCTGGAGTCGGTCGGCGCCACCCGCTCCGTCCCGGTCACCGAGGGGACGCCCGACGGCCTGCCCGCGCCCTGGGGTCCCGGCAAGGGCCAGGTCCGCAAGGGTGCCGCCGTCGACCGCAGCGAGGACTCGACCGGTGCCGAGGCGACGCTCGCGACCACGCCCGACCCGCGCGAGTCGGAGCAGTGGGACCTCGCGATGATCAAGGCCGACCGGGCCCACGAGATCACCGACGGCTCGCGCGACGTGGTCGTCGGCGTGCTGGACAGCGGCATCGACCCCGACCACCCCGACCTCGTCGCCAACATCGACGTCGAGGACTCCGTCAACTGCACCGACGCCGGCCGCCCGGACACCTCGCCGACCGGCTGGGCGCCGACCACGAGCGACCATGGCACGCACGTCGCGGGCACCATCGGCGCCGCCCGCAACGGCACCGGCATCGTCGGCGTCGCGCCGGGCGTGCGGATGGCCTCGGTGAAGGTCGTCAACGACGACGGCTTCATCTACCCCGAGTACGCCGTCTGCGGCTTCGTCTGGGCCGGCCAGCACGGCATGGACGTCACCAACAACAGCTACTACGTCGACCCGTTCCAGTTCTACTGCGAGGACCAGCCCGACCAGTACGCCGCCAAGGAGGCCGTGCGCCGGGCCGTCGAGTGGTCCACGGACCAGGGCGTCGTGCACGCGGCGGCGGCCGGCAACTCGTCGTACGACCTGGCGAACAAGACGACCGACGCCACCAGCCCCGACGACGGCACGACCGTCGAGCGCACGATCAACAACGCGTGCCAGGACATCCCGACCGAGCTCGACGGCGTGGTGACCGTGTCGTCGCTGGAGCGCTTCCCGGCCGGCACGCTGGAGAACCGCCTCTCGGGCTTCAGCAACCGCGGCCTCGGCGTCATCGACGTCGCGGCTCCCGGCTCGCGGATCCTGTCCACCGTGGTCAAGGACAACGGCTACGGCCTCAAGTCCGGTACGTCGATGGCGTCCCCGCACGTCGCCGGCGTCCTCGCGCTGATGAAGTCGGTCCACCCGGACTGGACCCCCGCGCAGATGGTCGCGAAGCTGCGGGCGCAGGCCGACGACCACGCGTGCGTGGTGGCCACCGCGGGTGCGCCGTGCGTGGGCACCGACGCGGAGAACAGCTACTACGGCGACGGTGTCGTCGACGCGCTGGACGCGGTGCAGTGACCTCGGCTGGGGCGGCCGGTCCGGATCTCCGGGCCGGCCGCCTCAGTGCGTCCTGCTCCAGAGGTTGACCGCGTAGTCGACCTCGAGGCCCTCGTGGTGCCGGACGATCTCGTCGGCGACCTCGGGCTTGAACTCGATCCGCACGACCGCCTCCAGGTCGGCGCGCGACGCGAAGCGCCAGCCCATGTCGACCCGGTCGAGGGTCCAGCCGCGGATGCTCCAGAACCGCTCGGTCTCGGTGGGGGAGTCGAGGTGCGGGTAGCCGCGCCGGAACCACGCGCCGAAGGTCGACCGGGACCCGTCGTTGTCGATGACCAGCGCGGTCCCGCCGGGACGGAGCACCCGGTCGAGCTCGACCAGGCCGGGCTCGCAGCCGCGGCCGAAGAAGTACGCCCACCGCGCGTGCACGACGTCGACCGAGGAGTCCGGCAGCGGGATCTCCTGTGCGGTGCCCGATCGCACCTCGGCGCCGCTCACCCCGTGGGTGCGGAGCCGCCGCTCGGCCAGCCGGCACAGGCCGGGGTGCGGCTCGACGCCGATCACCCTCGACGCCCGCTCCGCGAAGCGCGGCAGGTGGAAGCCGGTGCCGCAGCCGAGGTCGAGCACGACCCGGTCGGTCCAGTCGGCCCGCGCCTCCATGGCCGCCCAGAGCCGGCCGTCGGGGTCGGCCGCGCGGTTCTCGAGCTCGTAGGTCGCCGTGTGGTGCCAGATGTTCGGGCTGGGGATCGCTCCCGCGACCGGCTTCACCGCGGCGAGCTCAGATCCTGACGATGCCGTTCGGCGTGAGGACCTGCGCGGCGAGGATGCCGGGCGTGCCGTGCGGGGCGACCCACTCGACCTTGACGTCCTCCAGCGGCGCCTCGACGGTCTCGCCGAGCCACTCGCTGACCCGCTGCGGGTCGCCGGCGATCTCGATGCCGGCCAGCGACACCGTGCCGTCGGCGCCACGCGAGGGGTGCAGCTCGGCGGGGGTGTCCCACTGCAGGAAGAAGGGCAGCTGCGGGTCGGCGATCAGGCCGTTGATGCCGATCTGCTGCCAGCGCAGCTCGGCACCGTCCGGGCGGTGGCGCGAGCCGGGGACGGCCGAGCGGCCCAGGCGCTGCTCGATGACCGAGATGTCGGGGACCGCGACGGCCCAGCCGAGCCAGCCGCCGCCGAGGGCGGAGCGGGCCTTCACGGCCTGGCCGAAGGGCGCCTTGTCGGACGCCGGGTGGTCGAGTGCCTCGACGACCTCGATGTAGGTGTCGTCGGTCAGCGGGAGGATCATGTTGCGGGTGCCGAAGCGGGGGTGGACACCACCGTCGGTGAAGTCGCGCCCGAGGGCTGAGCCGAGGCGCGCAGCCGTGCTCGCGAGTCCGTCGGGTCCTGCCGCGTAGGAGAGATGATCCAGGCGCATGTCAGACATTCTGAACATGCGCTGAGGAAAGCGGTGAATCGGGGTGGGTTCCTCTTGACGTCGAGAGGTAGTCGTCACCTCGGGTCGGCGGGGTGCAGCGCCAGCGCCGACCGCGAGCGCAGGTGCGCCTCGCAGTGGAGCACCAGGGCGTCGTACCCCTTGCGGCCCATGAGGGCGACCAGCTCGGCCTCGTTGGTGACGTAGACCGGCTCGACGCCGACGTGCGCCTCGGTGTTGCCGGAGCAGTACCAGTCGAGGTCGTGGCCGCCCGGCCCCCAGCCGCGGCGGTCGTACTCGGTGATGGTGACCTCGACGTACGACGTGCCGTCCATCCGCTCGACCTCGCGGAAGGTACGACGGATGGGCAGCTGCCAGCACACGTCGGGCTTGGTCTCGAGCGGGTTGCGCCCCTGGTCGAGGGCGAGCCCGTGCAGCGCGCACCCTGCTCCTCCCCCTCCCGACGGGGGAGCGAAGTCGGCGCGGTTGGCGAACACGCAGGAGCGCTGGCCGTCGACCTCGTGCATGCGGGTCTTCCGCTCGCCGTCCTCGTCCTTCTCCACCCAGTCGCGCTTCTTGACCTTGCGGCCGGGGTGGTGCTGCCAGTGCTCGGGCGTGAGCTGCTCGACGAACGCCTCGACGCGGCGCTCGTCCTCCTTGTCGGCGAAGTGGGCGCCGAGGGTGCAGCAGCCGACGTCGGGGGAGTCGGCGTAGATGCCGGCGCAGCCGCTGCCGAAGATGCAGGTGAAGGACGACGTCAGCCAGGTGAGGTCACACTTCAGGACCTCGTCCTCGTCGGCGGGGTTGACGAATTCGACCCACGCACGCGGGAAGTCGAGCGACACCTCTGGCACTTGACGATCGTAGTCGGTCGCGTGCACCGGGCGCGCGCGGCTGCTAGTACCGTGGACGCATGCGTCTGGGCGTCCTGGACATCGGCTCCAACACCGGTCACCTGCTCGTGGTCGACGCCCATGGTGGCGCCGCCCCGTTGCCGGCCTTCTCCTACAAGGAGCCGCTGCGACTCGCGGAGCACCTCGACGCCAGCGGCGACGTCTCGCCGACGGGGATCGCGGCGCTGTCCGCCTTCACCGCGCAGGCGCTGCGCGTCGCGGAGGAGAAGGGCTGCGAGGAGATGCTGTCGTTCGCGACCTCGGCGGTCCGCGACGCCGGCAATTCCGAGGAGGTGCTGGCCCACGTCGAGCGCGAGACCGGCGTCCGCATCGAGGTGCTGCCCGGTGAGGACGAGGCGCGGCTGACCTTCCTCGCCGTACGCCGCTGGTTCGGCTGGTCGGCCGGTCGGCTCGCCGTGTTCGACATCGGCGGCGGCTCGCTCGAGATCGCGGCCGGCTCGGACGAGCGGCCCGACGTGGCCTGGTCGCTGCCGCTGGGTGCGGCCCGCCTGGCCCGGGCCGACTTCGCGGAGCGGCCCGACGAGGAGCGACTGCGCCAGATCCGCCGCCGGATCCGCGCCGACATCGCCCGCGATGCCGGCCACCTCCTGCGCGCCGGTACGACGCACCGTGCGTCGGCCACCTCCAAGACCTTCCGCTCGCTCGCCCGCATCTGTGGTGCGGCGCCGTCGGGCGAGGGCCAGCTGGTCCCGCGGGTGCTGCCGCTCGCCGAGCTGCGCCAGTGGATCCCCAAGCTGGTGGCGATGACGCCGGAGGAGCTCGCGGAGCTGCCGGGTGTCTCGCCGAGCCGCACCCACCAGATCGTCCCCGGCGCGCTCGTCGCCGAGGCCTGCATGGACATCTTCGACCTGTCCGAGCTCGAGATCTGCCCGTGGGCGCTGCGCGAGGGCGTGATCCTCGAGCGCATCGACAAGCTCAGCGTCAACGACGAGTCATGAGTGCGGGGGCCGGCTCGGGCAACCGGCCGCGGATCGGGCTGTCGTCGAGCTCGGTCTACCCCGAGTCGACGGCGCACGCGTTCTCCTGGGCGGCCGCGATCGGCTACGAGGCCGTCGAGGTGATGGTCGGCATCGACGCCCTCTCCCAGCAGGCCGACGCGGTGCGCCAGCTGTCCGAGCACCACCAGGTCCCGGTCAGCGCGATCCACGCGCCGTGCCTGCTGTTCACCCAGCGGGTCTGGGGCGTCGAGCCCTGGGGCAAGCTCGAGCGGTCCGCCGAGATGGCCCGTGCCGTGGGCGCCGGAGTGGTCGTCGTGCACCCGCCGTTCCGGTGGCAGCGGGAGTACGCTCGCGACTTCGTCAACGGGATCGCGGCGCTGGAGGAGTCGTCGGGCATCGCGTTCGCGGTGGAGAACATGTACCCGTGGCGGGCCTCGCGTCGTCACCTCGAGATGTACCTCCCCGGCTGGGACCCCTCCGAGGAGCCGTACGCGAACACGACCATCGACCTCTCGCACGCCGCCATCGCGCGCGCCGACGTCGTCGCGATGGCCGAGCGGCTGGGGCCGCGGCTGCGCCACGTCCACCTCACCGACGGCACGGACTCGGCCAAGGACGAGCACCTGGTGCCCGGCCGGGGCGACACCGGCGCCGCGGAGTTCCTGCACCACCTGGTGCGCTCCGGCTTCGCCGGCGAGGTCGTGCTGGAGATCAACACCCGTCGCTGCACGACCCGCGAGGAGCGCGAGGCGGACCTGCGCGAGTCGCTGGAGTTCGCGGTCGAGCACCTGTCGGTCGGCGCCGCCGACGGCCAGCCGGTCGGGCCGGGCGCCGAGGGATGACCGCCCAGCCCCGAGGGCGCCGGCGCGGCAACCCGGACACCCGCGCCGCGATCCTCGCCGCCGCGCGCGAGCGGTTCGCCGCCTCCGGCTTCGGGGGTACGACGATCCGCTCCATCGCCGGCGCCGCGGGCGTCGACCCAGCGCTGGTCCACCACTACTTCGGCTCCAAGGACGACCTGTTCGTCGCGGCGCTGGAGCTCCCCGTCGACCCGCGGGCGGTGATGGCCCAGCAGGTCGTGGGCCCGCTCGAGGGTGCGGGGGAGCGGCTGCTCCGGGCCCTGCTGGGCGTGTGGGACGACCCGCAGGTGCAGCCGGCGCTGCTGGCGATGGTGCGGCGGCTGGTCGAGCCGGGCGGGGACGCGCTCTTCCGCGAGGGCTTCCTGCCCGTCGTACTCCTCCCGCTGGGGCAGGCCCTGGGGGTGGAGCGGCCGGAGCGCCGGATGCCGCTGGTCGCCAGCCAGGTCATCGGGGTGATCCTGCTCCGCTACGTCGTCCGGGCCGCGCCGCTCGCCGACTGGGACGCCGACCTGGTCGTCGCGACCTACGCGCCCGTGCTCG
Above is a genomic segment from Nocardioides aromaticivorans containing:
- a CDS encoding VOC family protein, with translation MRLDHLSYAAGPDGLASTAARLGSALGRDFTDGGVHPRFGTRNMILPLTDDTYIEVVEALDHPASDKAPFGQAVKARSALGGGWLGWAVAVPDISVIEQRLGRSAVPGSRHRPDGAELRWQQIGINGLIADPQLPFFLQWDTPAELHPSRGADGTVSLAGIEIAGDPQRVSEWLGETVEAPLEDVKVEWVAPHGTPGILAAQVLTPNGIVRI
- a CDS encoding sugar phosphate isomerase/epimerase family protein is translated as MSAGAGSGNRPRIGLSSSSVYPESTAHAFSWAAAIGYEAVEVMVGIDALSQQADAVRQLSEHHQVPVSAIHAPCLLFTQRVWGVEPWGKLERSAEMARAVGAGVVVVHPPFRWQREYARDFVNGIAALEESSGIAFAVENMYPWRASRRHLEMYLPGWDPSEEPYANTTIDLSHAAIARADVVAMAERLGPRLRHVHLTDGTDSAKDEHLVPGRGDTGAAEFLHHLVRSGFAGEVVLEINTRRCTTREEREADLRESLEFAVEHLSVGAADGQPVGPGAEG
- a CDS encoding S8 family peptidase; its protein translation is MSLRSSRRLRAAALSVATGLTVAGLAVAGGGATAAPADPVSTPVPLSTPDGVVSAYLLNAAKANPGQTRLVERAVRAAGGVVVQTWPQIGVVVAHSDRAAFRDDVRRLAGHALESVGATRSVPVTEGTPDGLPAPWGPGKGQVRKGAAVDRSEDSTGAEATLATTPDPRESEQWDLAMIKADRAHEITDGSRDVVVGVLDSGIDPDHPDLVANIDVEDSVNCTDAGRPDTSPTGWAPTTSDHGTHVAGTIGAARNGTGIVGVAPGVRMASVKVVNDDGFIYPEYAVCGFVWAGQHGMDVTNNSYYVDPFQFYCEDQPDQYAAKEAVRRAVEWSTDQGVVHAAAAGNSSYDLANKTTDATSPDDGTTVERTINNACQDIPTELDGVVTVSSLERFPAGTLENRLSGFSNRGLGVIDVAAPGSRILSTVVKDNGYGLKSGTSMASPHVAGVLALMKSVHPDWTPAQMVAKLRAQADDHACVVATAGAPCVGTDAENSYYGDGVVDALDAVQ
- a CDS encoding class I SAM-dependent methyltransferase, with the protein product MKPVAGAIPSPNIWHHTATYELENRAADPDGRLWAAMEARADWTDRVVLDLGCGTGFHLPRFAERASRVIGVEPHPGLCRLAERRLRTHGVSGAEVRSGTAQEIPLPDSSVDVVHARWAYFFGRGCEPGLVELDRVLRPGGTALVIDNDGSRSTFGAWFRRGYPHLDSPTETERFWSIRGWTLDRVDMGWRFASRADLEAVVRIEFKPEVADEIVRHHEGLEVDYAVNLWSRTH
- a CDS encoding Ppx/GppA phosphatase family protein, which translates into the protein MRLGVLDIGSNTGHLLVVDAHGGAAPLPAFSYKEPLRLAEHLDASGDVSPTGIAALSAFTAQALRVAEEKGCEEMLSFATSAVRDAGNSEEVLAHVERETGVRIEVLPGEDEARLTFLAVRRWFGWSAGRLAVFDIGGGSLEIAAGSDERPDVAWSLPLGAARLARADFAERPDEERLRQIRRRIRADIARDAGHLLRAGTTHRASATSKTFRSLARICGAAPSGEGQLVPRVLPLAELRQWIPKLVAMTPEELAELPGVSPSRTHQIVPGALVAEACMDIFDLSELEICPWALREGVILERIDKLSVNDES
- a CDS encoding TetR/AcrR family transcriptional regulator, which encodes MTAQPRGRRRGNPDTRAAILAAARERFAASGFGGTTIRSIAGAAGVDPALVHHYFGSKDDLFVAALELPVDPRAVMAQQVVGPLEGAGERLLRALLGVWDDPQVQPALLAMVRRLVEPGGDALFREGFLPVVLLPLGQALGVERPERRMPLVASQVIGVILLRYVVRAAPLADWDADLVVATYAPVLDGFLAGPLP